Within Anolis sagrei isolate rAnoSag1 chromosome 3, rAnoSag1.mat, whole genome shotgun sequence, the genomic segment ttctgcagctggcagatggtaattttgtcagtgcagattgtgtttaagtgcaggccaaggtctttaggcactccacccagtgtgccgatcatcacttgtgccagagtctttgcagttcgatctttaaatcctcatatcgtgttagcttttccagttgtttctctgcaatcctgttgtcacctgggattgtgacatcgacgatccatactttgttttttaacacgattgtaagGTCAGgattattatgctccaaaactctgttgttgttattattattattattattattattattattattattgaggagttaaagatggaactgcaaaaactctgccacaagctagtaaaggtggtcccagtggttatcggcacactgggtgcagtgcctaaagaccttggcctacacttatagacaataggcactgacaaaattaccatctatcagctgcaaaaggccaccctactgagatctgcatgtattatttgctgatacatcacacagtcctagacacttaggaagtgtccaacatgtgatccagtacaacagacagcatagtgaccttgtttgctgtgtaataatcttgttgtgttttgaataataataataataataataataataataataataataataataatagaggagttaaagatagaactgcaaagactctggcacaaaccagtaaaagtggtcccagtggtgattggcacactggtgcagtgcctaaatcatagaatcatagaatcaaagagttggaagagacctcatgggccatccagtccaaccccctgccaagaagcaggaatattgcattgaaatcacccctgacagatagccatccagcctctgtttaaaagcttccaaagaaggagcctccaccacactccggggcagagagttccactgctgaacggctctcacagtcaggaagttcttccttatgttcagatggaatctcctctcttgtagtttgaagccattgttccgcgtcctagggaagcagaaaacaagcttgctccctcctccctgtggcttcctctcccatatttatacatatttataaagaccatggcctgcacttaaaaacaattggcactgacaaaattaccatctgtcagctccaaaagaccaccctactcagatctgcatgcattatttgttgatacatcacacagtcctaggttcttgggaagtgtccaacgtgacgtgtgatcaaatacaaaagccagcattatgttcttgtttgttgtgtactaatcttgttatgtatcaaataatgctttatttataacccgccctctttctccgaagggactcagggtggttttacctttgccttcccCAAATCAACTGGCATTTGGCTGGATTCAGCTACCTTTTTTACTCTTACTCTTAAACATGTCTGCCAACACTTGTGGATTCATTAGTCAGCGGTATATCAGCAGTATGTAAACATTAGAATGGAGCAGGATTtcacttgagagagagagagaaaggaaaaaaagaacacaGGCAACTCCAAGTTAAATATGCACAAGAGTACATTGTCCACACAGTAAGCCCTAATCCTTGTTCTTTAAGAAGGATATGAATCAGTTTGTTGTGccatgaaagaagaaagcagaagactATCAAAGGCTTATTTGCCATTCTGTGTACACTGAACAAGACTATTGTTCTGAACATGAGATGTAACAATCACTTCTGCAAACTACAAGAGACTGTTGCGATATGGGGTTTTCAAGGGTGGATTTCCTCCATTTCCAAGTTGAGTCTTTAGATCTCTGCACTGCTTAAAAAAAACGATAACTGAGATTTGGATTGCTTTCTGATGtgtaaacatttttttatttcataAAAAACATTATGGCCATTTTGGTATACATTTATCATTCTCTTAGAAAGCACAAAAGGCATGGATCGATGGGTTTGCACCAGGTGCACCTCTGATTTAAAAACACATTCCAGAAAAGAAAACtaaaagggaggagagagagaattcCCAGCATAAGGCATGTTCTATTTGCTTCATAAATGCATACATTGGACGTCGTACTATAAATTCTACAAATAGGCAACCCTGCATTCTTCACATAAGATCCTTCGGATAGGATAGATTAAATCCTCACTTAGGATATTACAGACTTAACCAACGTAAAAAGATTGTCACCCTAAAGAAGAAGCTAAAGAATACCTAAACACGTATAcagaaatgtaacttttccaaactgcaattcccagaattctccagccaATACAATCAGTGGCagactgggagttgcaatccagaaaATATATTTCCCAATCTCTGCCATTTACTGactccattcatttcaatggtAGGCCAACCTCTGAACATATAAAAGACTGCAAGTAACAGAATACCTTCTTTGTTGCAAGTAGTTGGAGGAAAAAGACATTCATGTaagtcagtgtttttcaacctggtgGTCGGAACTCCTggggaggggtcgcgagggagtgtcagaggggtcaccaaaagaccatcagaaaacacagtattttatgttggtcgtggggattctatgtgggaagtttggcccaattccatcattggtggggttcagaatgctcgttgattgtaggtgaactacaaaccccagcaactacaactcccaaatgtcaaggtctattttccccaaacttccaccagtgttcacatttgggaatattgaggattcatgccaaatttggtccagatccatcactgtttgagttcacaatgctctctggatgtaggtgaactacaactccaaaacgcccaccaaacccttccagtattttgtattggtaatgggagttctgtatgccaagtttggttcaattccataattggtggagttcagaatgctctttgattgtaagtgaactataaatcccaacaactacaactcccaaatgacaaaatcaatcctctccccccacaaccccaccagtattcaaatttggggatattgagtatttgtaccaaatttggtccagtgaatgaaaatacttcctgcagatcagatatttacattatgattcataactgtagcaaaattacagttatggggtagcaatgaaaataattttatggttgggggtcagaacAACATGTGGGCCTaaattaaggggtcgcagcattaggaatattgagaaacactggtgtagataaaGGAGCTCTGTTATCAAAGCAGAGGCATATCACACTTGTACAAAAACATTACTTCGGGTGAAAATTAACTGTGTTATAGAGTTTCCAGAGAAAATGCCGTGTACAAACTAAATCAGGTGTAAGTTCATTTAACTTTCTCTACCTTTGTACCTTAGTGCTTGAACATTATCTGTTCTGACACCATAAGGCAGCAAATTTAAAAGATTGTCCTTTCTGATTTAAGGGACATTGCAAGAGAAAGCAGGAAAATTTAAATACATTGCTAGGGATTGTGATAGCATTATTACAGAATGAATTCCAATTAAAGACTTGAACTCCACACCAACCAGAAGCTCTTACAAGACTAGGAGTCCAAGCTTAAGTTGGCCAATCTGTCATGTGAAATGGTCATGTAATCACCAAGCCAAAGAGCTGAATTGCCATCttgctctccctcttcctctcctgctATAAGACGTCATTGGAGAGAACAGCGACGTAGATGGCTTTGcctcagaaggaaagaaaacaaaacttcTCATTTTCCAACTCTTTAACTGGGAAGCCGTGAACGTTCAAATTCAGACAATTCAGATTTTAGTTGAGACGATGCGGGGAAATTACACAGATATTTGTAGATATTGACTCATAATTTCACAATGCAAAAAGATAAAAAAGTGAAAAGAGGACTCTCACATTCTAAAAAGCAATGCAAGGGAGGGTATAAATACCATTCCTGTACCCTGATCCATTTATAAATACACGTCTCGACGTTATTACAGTGGCATCGGAGGCTCAATTTTTTGGTACTCTGGGAAAGTTATTTttagactacaagtcccatgctggctcgaggaattgtgggagttgtagcccaagaACTACGAGTTCTGTGCATGCATCTTAATACAAGGGCTGGTCTGGTTCTGCACATTTCAGAAAGAGATTACAACCCTGTGTATAGCCTTAGGCATTGCTACCGAAGAAAGTTATCCTTCCTACTAGAAAAAATTGTTCCTTTTCTACATATATTTACTTAAAAAACAACCCTGTAAATGTCATATTAAAAACATGCTATGTAAACATTTGTATCAGGTCCACCAACCATAACGTTTCAAAGTTGTGCACATGCCCCCTTTCGTTCTGCTTAACAGCCCTGCTTTTTGAAAACTGAAGAGGACTTTCTGAATATTTCAAACCTAAGAGGCACCAAGAACATTAGAGATTTCCTCTTCAGACTTCAAGAGAAGTGAGAAATAAGGGGCTTCCGCTGTGTTCCACAGACATGTGGCATTTCTAGTGAACGGGCAAAGCATCCACATAACTTCGCTTAAAGAAAACAGGAAGCATCACAGTCATGTGTGTGTTTACCATCATTACTGTACTCAGTTCTTCTAATATTTTAATTCAATATTGTTTTCATGTTCAAGCTTTCTCtgaactgtgttgtcgaaggctttcttgaccggaatcactgggttgttgtgcgtttccgttgctgtatggccatgtccagaagcattctctcctgacgtttcacctgcatctctcctgacatttcgcctgcatttcagataagaaacaatcagggccagctaatcacctcccaacaacggattgccccaagcagtaagaagccagaccttgggccattaaatgctattcagggtagccaattgaaacattcacacctatctccaacaggcaagagttctttctcctatcctggacatttcatagatatataaaccccacttgactagtttccaaaagacctcacaacctctgaggatgcctgccatagatgcaggcaaaatgtcaggagagaatggttctggaacatggccacaacaacccagtttctctGAACCAAAACTCCCATCAACCCACAGCCAGGACTTCTGAACTGATGGGGATGATGAAATATCTAGCCCAACGCCTATGGTGGTCGCCATAGTGGGGGGAAGCTGTTTTACTCCTACTCCTCTCCCTCCCTGTGCACACTTCAATAATCATCTtcagaagggaattccagacaagaatcaatcaggaccagctaacacctcccaacaaagaattcccccaggtaggaagcagccaggctttgaagctgcaaggccattcaatgctaatcaaggtggccagttgtaacattcacacttgcctcaagcagacaagagttctttctcccatcctggacatttcacagatatataaacctcacttgcctagtttccaacagatctcgcaacctctgagggtgcctgccatagatgtgagagaaacgtcaggagagaatccttctggaacacagccatacagcctggaaaactcacagcaacccagtgattctagccatgaaagaaagccttcgacaacacttcaGAAGGTTGTTCTATAGTATGAGTGAATTATTAGCACTGGGGAGAACAAACTGAAATATCATGAACATAAATTATTCAGTTTCTTTTCTTGTTCTGCGAGGTCTTAGAATTATTCTATTATGTCCATTTTACGTTTATGCATGACATTCGCTTTAGAATAAATCAAAAGGGATTTGGATACATGAAACCTGAAACCGGGAGAAGGAAAACGGATGTTTCTGCGATTGTTTCTCAACGGCAACTACAAAGTGTCCTTGTGCATGGAGTTTTCTTGTGCAGGAGAGGCAACACAAatagaaaatgtttaaaaaaatcagtgtaaATCTGGTAACACTGTGAAGTAAAACAAAAGGGCATCGTATACAATGTTATCTATTTACAACCATGGGCCGGAGCGATACGTTAGCATCGGACATACATCAGAGGAAAGCCAGAGCACTTTATCATAACCTTTGGAGAATCTAATTCCTCTCGAGCATAGCAAATGAGAAACCAGCTTGTCCTTGTGACAGATTCTGTGCCGATTCTATGCTGAATGGatatttttcaaaataacatTCCTTCTTTCAGGTGGCAAAAAAGGGAGATACAGCTTTTGAACAATACTGCTTAAATGACAACACAAACATGAAgttaagaaaaaacaaaaatacatatagGGAGTACGATAAAACGTTGGCTATTGCCAAGCTTATGTTACCAGTTTTGTTTAGCCCAAAATCCAACTGCACATTGGAAATCTTGGTATTTATAATACTATTTTTAATGCTTGATGAGATGGCTCCGGTAGTCCACtggggtgtgttgttttgtttttttaagttttCAGAGACACATTGCGTTTTCAAGAAAGATCGGAAGCAGTTGCAAAGCTGATCTCTCCTACAAAAGTTAAAGAGGAACAGATCTCAAAGATGCAATACTGtcattttggggagaggggggaagaaatagaaagaaagTGCTTCTGAAATATATGACTTATAATTTCCCCCTTGCCCACCCCAGCTGGTCCTTTTCAGTTTGTAATGTGTCAGGTTTATAACAACACTCATAAATAAGAGCTTCCAATCCATCACTGGGTAGAGAAACATATCCACTCAGTGTCTGAGGGGTTGTGTACCAATGTTGTAATCATTTCATCTCACCTGAAAGTCTCTGAAGAGTTCAAGCTCAGTAACCAAATGAGATGCcacccaacttccaaaatccaACCACTCGAAGACACTCGGCCTCGGCAACAAAGAACAGGAGgtccattcctcctcctcctcagccaaTCCTTTTTCGGTCTAACCTGCAGAGGATCTTTTTGAAGGCCCTCCTGAAGTCATGGTTGAAGATGGTGTAGATGACAGGGTTGAGGGAACTGTTGCAATACCCAAACCAGAAGAAGAACTTGAAGAGGGTTTCAGGCACAAAGCAGCTTTCGCAAACAGCAGTCAAGGTGTAGGTGAAGAAGAAAGGGAACCAGCAGATGACAAAAACCCCAATCACGACCGCCAGCACAAAGGTGAAGCGCTTCTCCCGGTTCTGCCTGCCCCGCCATCGGGATGCCTTGGCGTTGCGCTCCTCCTCGGACCGGCTGGGCAAGACGTCCCCAGGCTTGATCTGGCTGAGCTTGGTCTTACCCTTGCCCCGGGGTggcttctcctgcttcttgggctCACGGGTCTCGTTGTGCTCGGAGGAAGAGGTGTCCTCCAGGTCAATGCCGTTGACCTCTTCCCCGTCGTGGCTTCCCCCGGCCACCGCCACCTTCTCCCCATTCAACTTGGTAGCTGCAGTGACGTCCTCCTTGCCGGATAGCCCATTCTGCCGCCTCTCCACGGCCTCTGGCCTATCGCCAGGTGGGACCCGAGTCCTCCTCTTCGCGATCTGGTAGATGCGGACATAGACCAGGACCATGATGAGGCAGGGGGCAAAGAAAGAGCCAATGCTGGAGGAGATGATGTACCAAGTCTCCTTGTTGATGCTGCACTTGGGCTCCTTACTGCCAGCTTGTTCTCCAGGCAGGGGCTCGGGCTCTCCTTGCTTCATGATTGAGATGAGCGGCGGGAAGGAGATGATAGCCGAGATGACCCAGACCAGGAAGATGATGCTCTTGATGCGGCGCGGGGTGCGCTTGAGGTTGTACTCGATGGCCTGGGTGATGGACCAGTAGCGGTCCAAGCTGATGGCACAGAGGTGGACGATGGAGGAGGTGCAGAAGAGGACATCCAACGCTGTGTAGATCTCGCACCAGACCTTGCCGAAGGACCACTGGCCCATGACTTCGTTGGCCAAGGAGAAGGGGATGACCAAGGTGGCCACCAGGATGTCGGCGGAGGCCAGGGAGACCAGGAAGAGGTTCTGGGGGGCCTTGAGGGCCCGGCT encodes:
- the ADRA2A gene encoding alpha-2A adrenergic receptor gives rise to the protein MFPAEVSLVGRDEGGFSAVASHLRSGHPPLPMEGNGSLNGSQGGAREGPFSLHVTLALISLATLLMLVIVFGNVLVIIAIFTSRALKAPQNLFLVSLASADILVATLVIPFSLANEVMGQWSFGKVWCEIYTALDVLFCTSSIVHLCAISLDRYWSITQAIEYNLKRTPRRIKSIIFLVWVISAIISFPPLISIMKQGEPEPLPGEQAGSKEPKCSINKETWYIISSSIGSFFAPCLIMVLVYVRIYQIAKRRTRVPPGDRPEAVERRQNGLSGKEDVTAATKLNGEKVAVAGGSHDGEEVNGIDLEDTSSSEHNETREPKKQEKPPRGKGKTKLSQIKPGDVLPSRSEEERNAKASRWRGRQNREKRFTFVLAVVIGVFVICWFPFFFTYTLTAVCESCFVPETLFKFFFWFGYCNSSLNPVIYTIFNHDFRRAFKKILCRLDRKRIG